The following proteins come from a genomic window of Maribacter sp. HTCC2170:
- a CDS encoding alpha/beta hydrolase → MSQDKIQVYLMPGMAANSSIFDNIKLPKESFEVHRLEWFVPEKNMTLIDYAKKMAKSITSPNPVLVGVSFGGILVQEMSKVIPVKKVIVVSSVKQTSELPKRMIFAKYTKVHKLLPTGLVNNVELLAKYAFGETVHKRLELYEQYLSIRDKYYIDWSIDQIVNWKQMTSPENLVHIHGEKDVVFPINHIKDCIPVKNGTHTMIIHRARWFNEHLPTIILE, encoded by the coding sequence ATGAGCCAAGATAAAATTCAGGTTTACCTTATGCCGGGAATGGCTGCCAATTCATCGATATTTGATAATATCAAATTGCCTAAAGAAAGTTTTGAAGTGCATAGGTTAGAGTGGTTTGTTCCAGAAAAGAACATGACCCTTATTGATTATGCGAAAAAGATGGCGAAAAGTATTACATCTCCCAATCCTGTTCTTGTGGGTGTTTCTTTTGGAGGGATTTTGGTCCAGGAAATGTCCAAGGTCATTCCTGTTAAAAAGGTGATTGTTGTTTCAAGTGTTAAACAAACATCAGAGCTGCCAAAGAGAATGATTTTTGCTAAGTATACCAAAGTTCACAAATTACTCCCCACAGGATTGGTGAACAATGTGGAATTATTGGCTAAATATGCTTTTGGTGAAACTGTGCACAAACGATTAGAGTTGTACGAGCAGTATTTGTCGATAAGGGATAAGTATTATATTGATTGGTCCATTGATCAGATCGTTAATTGGAAACAAATGACCTCGCCAGAGAATTTGGTACATATTCACGGGGAAAAAGATGTTGTTTTCCCAATAAACCACATCAAAGATTGTATCCCTGTCAAAAATGGCACGCACACCATGATTATTCATAGAGCCCGATGGTTTAATGAGCACTTACCCACAATTATTTTGGAATAA
- the mtaB gene encoding tRNA (N(6)-L-threonylcarbamoyladenosine(37)-C(2))-methylthiotransferase MtaB → MKKVAFYTLGCKLNFSETSTIARGFQKDGYERVDFSEHADMYVINTCSVTENADKRFKTIVKQAIKKNPQAFIAAIGCYAQLKPEQLAAVDGVDLVLGATEKFKISDYINDLSKNEIGEVHSCEIDEADSFVGSYAIGDRTRAFLKVQDGCDYKCTFCTIPLARGISRSDTMDNVLKNAAEISSKGIKEIVLTGVNIGDFGKGEFGNKKHEHTFLDLVNALDNVDGVHRLRISSIEPNLLKNETIDFVSKSNSFVPHFHIPLQSGSDEILRLMKRRYQKELYVDRVKRIKDVMPFACIGVDVIVGFPGETDDHFLETYHFLNELNVSYLHVFTYSERDNTPASEMTDPVPQKVRTKRSKMLRALSVKKRRAFYEGQLNRRKTVLFEGENKDGYIHGFTENYVKVKSPWKPSLVNTLHEVTLKEIDVDGLVRFEFLKE, encoded by the coding sequence TTGAAAAAAGTTGCATTTTATACATTGGGTTGCAAGCTCAATTTTTCTGAAACATCTACTATAGCAAGAGGGTTTCAAAAAGATGGTTATGAGCGAGTAGACTTTTCCGAACATGCCGATATGTATGTTATCAATACTTGCTCAGTTACTGAGAATGCGGATAAACGATTCAAAACCATTGTAAAACAGGCGATTAAAAAAAATCCACAAGCATTTATAGCCGCAATAGGTTGTTACGCCCAATTAAAACCGGAACAACTCGCAGCTGTTGATGGAGTTGATTTGGTATTAGGGGCTACTGAAAAATTCAAAATAAGTGATTATATAAATGATCTGTCAAAGAATGAGATAGGAGAGGTGCATTCTTGTGAAATAGATGAGGCAGATTCCTTTGTAGGTAGCTATGCCATTGGAGATAGAACAAGGGCTTTCCTAAAAGTACAGGATGGTTGTGACTATAAATGTACTTTTTGCACAATACCATTGGCGAGGGGGATTTCCCGCTCAGATACCATGGATAACGTTCTTAAGAACGCTGCCGAAATTTCTAGTAAAGGAATAAAAGAAATTGTTCTTACAGGTGTTAATATTGGTGACTTTGGCAAAGGCGAGTTTGGTAATAAAAAGCATGAACATACATTTTTGGACCTGGTTAATGCTCTTGACAACGTAGATGGTGTTCACAGATTACGAATCTCATCCATAGAACCTAATTTGCTGAAAAATGAAACCATTGATTTCGTTTCAAAAAGTAATTCGTTCGTACCACACTTTCATATACCTCTACAAAGCGGTAGCGATGAAATTTTAAGGTTGATGAAAAGGAGGTATCAAAAAGAACTATATGTTGATAGGGTAAAGCGAATAAAAGATGTTATGCCCTTTGCTTGTATAGGTGTAGATGTTATCGTTGGATTTCCTGGTGAAACCGATGATCATTTTTTGGAGACTTACCATTTCTTGAATGAACTTAATGTTTCCTACCTACACGTTTTTACTTATTCCGAGCGTGATAATACACCTGCATCCGAGATGACCGACCCCGTGCCGCAAAAAGTACGAACAAAAAGAAGTAAAATGCTACGTGCTTTATCGGTTAAAAAAAGGAGGGCGTTTTATGAAGGGCAATTGAACAGAAGGAAAACTGTTTTGTTTGAAGGGGAAAATAAAGACGGATATATACATGGATTTACCGAGAATTATGTAAAAGTAAAATCACCTTGGAAACCAAGTTTGGTAAATACCTTACACGAGGTTACCCTTAAAGAAATAGATGTTGATGGTTTAGTTAGGTTTGAGTTTTTAAAGGAATAG
- a CDS encoding DUF4199 domain-containing protein produces the protein MEENQPKTGKFAMNYGVLLGVVGVIFGLMLFSMDMHYDQGWAIRSVSLVLSFAAIFFGITQFKKANEGFLTISQALKLGTGIALIAGIISLIYFFLLSNVIEPDFMDKMYEIGKTKAMADNPKLTEEQIDQGIEMQKSFAWVSYPIILVMNIIIGLIFGLISGLIMKKQKPAY, from the coding sequence ATGGAAGAAAATCAACCTAAAACTGGAAAATTCGCTATGAACTATGGTGTTCTATTAGGTGTAGTAGGAGTAATATTTGGGCTTATGCTCTTTTCTATGGATATGCATTATGACCAAGGTTGGGCCATAAGAAGTGTCAGTTTGGTATTATCTTTTGCTGCAATATTTTTTGGTATTACACAGTTCAAAAAAGCAAATGAAGGCTTTTTGACTATTTCACAAGCCTTGAAATTGGGAACTGGAATTGCTTTGATTGCAGGAATTATTAGTCTAATCTATTTCTTTCTGCTTTCAAATGTTATTGAACCAGATTTCATGGATAAAATGTATGAAATAGGAAAAACGAAAGCAATGGCCGACAACCCAAAATTAACAGAAGAGCAGATTGATCAAGGAATTGAAATGCAAAAGAGTTTTGCTTGGGTATCGTATCCTATTATTTTGGTTATGAACATAATCATAGGCTTGATTTTTGGTTTAATAAGCGGCCTTATAATGAAAAAACAAAAACCGGCTTATTAA
- a CDS encoding GlmU family protein — translation MNYILFDGTVRDALLPFTFTRPVADIRVGILTIREKWEKYLSSTTTTVTEDYLAEKYPMVEMEENVLINASFLPNEELVSIVRSLKKNEAIFNGEEVIAFFSEEGQEIDFSTFNSIEFEGEVLRIENTWDIFSKNAEALQADFDFITEGRTSAPISKTNNLINRDNIFLEEGAIVEYCMLNATDGPIYIGKNAQVWEGALIRGAFALCEHGTVKMGGKMYGATTVGPYSKVAGEVSNAVIFGYSSKGHEGYLGNAVLGEWCNIGADSNNSNLKNNYAKVRLWNYASEKFEQTGLQFCGLMMGDHSKTAINTMLNTGTVIGVNCNIYVPGFPRNFVPSFSWGGASGFSTYLPVKAFEAAKVMMARRGVEFDEKEANILNHVFELTKNWRNY, via the coding sequence ATGAACTATATTCTATTTGATGGAACCGTTAGGGATGCCTTGTTGCCATTTACATTTACCAGACCAGTGGCCGATATTAGAGTGGGAATCCTTACTATTCGTGAAAAATGGGAAAAATACTTGAGTTCCACCACCACAACTGTTACTGAGGATTATCTTGCTGAAAAGTATCCAATGGTGGAAATGGAGGAGAATGTACTGATTAACGCTTCATTTCTTCCAAATGAAGAGCTGGTCTCAATTGTTCGCTCCTTGAAAAAGAATGAAGCAATTTTTAACGGGGAGGAAGTGATCGCTTTTTTCTCAGAAGAAGGACAGGAAATTGATTTTTCAACTTTCAACAGTATCGAATTCGAAGGAGAAGTACTCAGGATAGAAAATACCTGGGATATTTTCTCTAAAAATGCTGAAGCCTTGCAGGCTGATTTTGATTTTATCACAGAAGGAAGAACAAGTGCTCCTATTTCAAAGACCAATAACCTTATAAACCGCGATAATATCTTCTTGGAGGAAGGGGCTATTGTAGAGTACTGCATGTTAAATGCTACTGACGGGCCAATATATATTGGTAAAAATGCACAGGTATGGGAAGGAGCCCTAATTCGCGGTGCTTTTGCCCTTTGTGAGCATGGTACAGTTAAAATGGGTGGTAAAATGTATGGTGCAACAACGGTTGGCCCATATTCTAAAGTAGCGGGCGAAGTCAGTAATGCTGTAATATTTGGATATTCCAGTAAAGGTCATGAAGGGTATCTTGGTAATGCCGTTTTAGGGGAATGGTGTAATATTGGTGCTGATTCGAATAACTCGAACTTAAAGAACAATTATGCTAAAGTTCGGTTATGGAACTACGCATCTGAAAAATTTGAGCAAACAGGATTGCAGTTTTGTGGTTTAATGATGGGGGACCATAGCAAAACAGCAATAAACACTATGTTGAATACCGGAACGGTTATTGGAGTAAACTGCAATATCTATGTTCCTGGCTTTCCTAGAAATTTTGTCCCCAGCTTCAGTTGGGGTGGGGCTTCGGGTTTCTCTACTTACCTACCTGTGAAGGCTTTTGAGGCCGCAAAAGTAATGATGGCCAGAAGAGGGGTGGAGTTTGATGAAAAAGAGGCAAATATCTTAAATCACGTTTTTGAACTTACCAAAAACTGGAGAAATTACTAA
- a CDS encoding GNAT family N-acetyltransferase: MNEVEIKDNSFLRQFETRVDGHLAKIEYSSQERKVFLTKLVVPEEITKDGFKEDFIKSVLHHIQEQNLRVVPTSPQIAGFLRKNRQYKEMLPVGIRI, encoded by the coding sequence ATGAATGAAGTAGAAATAAAGGACAATAGTTTCTTACGCCAATTTGAAACTAGAGTTGATGGTCATTTAGCCAAGATCGAATATTCTTCACAAGAACGTAAAGTTTTTTTAACCAAATTAGTAGTGCCTGAAGAAATCACTAAGGACGGCTTTAAAGAGGATTTCATAAAATCGGTTCTACATCATATTCAAGAACAGAATCTAAGGGTTGTACCTACTAGTCCGCAAATTGCTGGATTTTTAAGAAAAAACAGACAGTATAAAGAAATGCTTCCTGTTGGGATTCGAATCTAA
- a CDS encoding glycosyltransferase family 2 protein, which produces MNLSIVIPLLNEEESLNELHDWIVDVMQSNRFLYEILFIDDGSTDTSWDIISQLSLKNPCVKGIRFTKNFGKSQALHAGFRAVKGDVIITMDADLQDNPEEIPELYDLIHNQGFDLISGWKKKRYDSVIAKNIPSKLFNWAARRTSGVKLNDFNCGLKAYKKDVVKNIEVRGEMHRYIPVLAKSAGFSNIGEKIVQHQARKYGKTKFGMERFINGFLDLITIWFVSKFGRRPMHLFGALGVVMFIIGFGFALFLGIDKLFINPTARLITQRPEFYISLTAMIIGTQLFLAGFLGEIMVRSRKNEKRYRISEKLNLHKKKEQFS; this is translated from the coding sequence ATGAACTTATCGATAGTAATACCATTACTTAACGAGGAAGAATCGTTAAATGAACTTCACGATTGGATTGTAGATGTTATGCAATCCAATCGTTTTTTATATGAAATTCTTTTTATCGATGATGGTAGTACGGATACTTCTTGGGATATAATATCACAACTTTCACTTAAGAACCCATGCGTAAAGGGCATTCGTTTCACAAAGAATTTTGGCAAATCTCAGGCTTTGCACGCAGGTTTTAGAGCAGTCAAAGGTGATGTCATAATTACCATGGATGCTGACCTTCAGGACAATCCCGAAGAGATTCCTGAACTATATGATTTAATACACAACCAGGGTTTTGACCTTATTTCAGGCTGGAAAAAAAAGAGATACGACTCCGTCATAGCCAAAAATATTCCTTCAAAGCTTTTTAATTGGGCTGCGCGCAGGACTTCTGGAGTTAAGTTGAATGATTTTAATTGTGGACTGAAAGCTTATAAAAAAGATGTTGTCAAAAACATAGAGGTCAGAGGTGAAATGCATCGTTACATTCCCGTATTGGCCAAAAGCGCTGGTTTTTCAAATATAGGAGAAAAGATTGTGCAGCATCAGGCACGAAAATATGGTAAGACAAAATTTGGTATGGAAAGATTTATAAATGGATTCCTTGACTTGATAACAATTTGGTTTGTATCCAAGTTTGGACGACGCCCCATGCATTTATTTGGAGCACTAGGTGTGGTCATGTTCATTATTGGGTTTGGGTTTGCTCTGTTTTTGGGTATAGACAAGTTGTTCATAAACCCGACTGCAAGGCTAATTACCCAAAGACCTGAATTTTACATTTCATTGACAGCGATGATTATTGGAACACAATTGTTTTTAGCCGGATTTTTAGGCGAAATAATGGTGCGCTCCAGAAAAAACGAAAAACGTTATAGAATATCTGAGAAATTGAACCTCCACAAAAAGAAAGAACAATTTTCTTAG
- a CDS encoding type B 50S ribosomal protein L31 translates to MKKGIHPENYRLVAFKDMSNEDVFITKSTANTKETLEVEGVEYPLVKLEISRTSHPFYTGKAKFLDTAGRIDKFKNKYKKFQKTEKKEE, encoded by the coding sequence ATGAAAAAAGGAATACACCCAGAGAATTATAGATTAGTTGCCTTCAAAGACATGTCGAATGAGGATGTTTTTATAACTAAATCCACAGCTAACACAAAAGAAACCTTAGAGGTTGAAGGAGTAGAATATCCTTTGGTAAAATTAGAAATCTCTAGAACTTCTCACCCTTTCTATACAGGAAAGGCCAAATTCTTGGATACTGCTGGTAGAATTGATAAATTCAAGAACAAGTACAAGAAATTTCAAAAGACAGAAAAGAAAGAAGAATAG